A genomic stretch from Kribbella amoyensis includes:
- the hisC gene encoding histidinol-phosphate transaminase: MTAHDEVRFRSCLDDVAAYKPGKPPERADGRPTYKLSSNENPYPPLPGVLAAATEAAASMNRYPDMGALELLETLSARFDVPVSDLAVATGSVALLYHLLQASCAEGDEVVYAWRSFEAYPIAVQLTGATSVQVPLTDDARHDFKAMAAALTDRTRVVLVCTPNNPTGPVVHRDELVSFLDAVPRNVLVVIDEAYREFVREPATVDGVELYRDRPNVVVLRTFSKAYGLAGFRVGYAVGHAPVITAIRKCALPFGVSEIAQTAAVASLKAEAELLERVEALVAERTRVVGELRAAGWDVPETHANFVWMPLGDDTVAFAEAAQAEGVSIRPFPGDGARVTIGEPEANDLFLGVARSWRR; encoded by the coding sequence ATGACCGCTCACGACGAGGTCCGCTTCCGCTCCTGCCTGGACGATGTCGCGGCTTACAAGCCGGGCAAGCCACCGGAGCGCGCCGACGGACGGCCGACCTACAAGTTGTCCTCCAACGAGAACCCGTACCCGCCGCTGCCCGGCGTCCTGGCCGCGGCGACCGAGGCGGCCGCCTCGATGAACCGCTATCCCGACATGGGCGCGCTCGAACTGCTCGAGACGCTGTCCGCCCGGTTCGACGTCCCGGTCAGTGACCTCGCGGTCGCGACCGGGTCGGTCGCGCTGCTTTACCACCTGCTGCAGGCCTCCTGCGCCGAGGGCGACGAGGTCGTCTACGCGTGGCGTTCGTTCGAGGCGTACCCGATCGCGGTGCAGCTGACCGGCGCGACGTCGGTCCAGGTGCCGCTGACCGACGACGCCCGGCACGACTTCAAGGCGATGGCGGCCGCGCTCACCGACCGTACCCGGGTGGTGCTGGTGTGTACGCCGAACAACCCGACCGGGCCCGTGGTCCACCGGGACGAGCTGGTGTCGTTCCTGGACGCCGTACCGCGGAACGTGCTGGTCGTGATCGACGAGGCGTACCGCGAGTTCGTCCGCGAACCGGCGACCGTCGACGGCGTCGAGCTGTACCGCGACCGCCCGAACGTGGTGGTGCTGCGGACGTTCTCCAAGGCGTACGGGCTGGCCGGGTTCCGGGTCGGGTACGCGGTCGGCCACGCGCCGGTGATCACCGCGATCCGCAAGTGTGCGCTGCCGTTCGGGGTCAGTGAGATCGCGCAGACGGCGGCCGTCGCGTCGCTGAAGGCGGAGGCCGAGCTGCTCGAGCGGGTCGAGGCGCTGGTCGCCGAGCGGACCCGGGTCGTCGGCGAACTCCGCGCGGCCGGCTGGGACGTACCGGAGACGCACGCGAACTTCGTCTGGATGCCGCTCGGGGACGACACCGTGGCGTTCGCCGAGGCGGCCCAGGCCGAAGGGGTCTCGATCCGGCCGTTCCCCGGGGACGGCGCCCGCGTCACGATCGGCGAGCCCGAGGCGAACGACCTGTTCCTCGGCGTCGCCCGGTCCTGGCGCCGGTGA
- a CDS encoding dimethylarginine dimethylaminohydrolase family protein gives MGQPLGWGRRYLMVRPDHFRIDYVINPYMSTQDQPDPELTRKQWDALGQAIVDAGGEVEVLDQRPDSPDMVYAMNLGLATVDGRAMLSHMRFAPRRNESLTAAPWFTEHGFDLRRTGSDGVGPHFESGDAFVFGDSLVVGYGPRTEADALKHLATEWGIRVRGLRIAHEGMYHLDLPFCPVDSTHALVYPPAFDAASQAELAGIVPEPIVLTDDEAFAFSGNSVVVGETIIMPACSDRLRAILTGLGLRVVVLDLTEFHKGGGSARCLTNPLDFDLTPATVAGGEVVLPA, from the coding sequence ATGGGTCAGCCGTTGGGGTGGGGTCGCCGTTATCTGATGGTCCGTCCGGACCACTTCCGGATCGACTACGTGATCAACCCGTACATGTCGACCCAGGACCAGCCGGACCCGGAGCTGACCCGCAAGCAGTGGGACGCGCTCGGCCAGGCGATCGTCGACGCCGGCGGCGAGGTGGAGGTGCTCGACCAGCGCCCCGACTCGCCGGACATGGTGTACGCGATGAACCTCGGCCTGGCCACCGTGGACGGCCGCGCGATGCTCTCGCACATGCGGTTCGCGCCGCGCCGCAACGAGTCGCTGACCGCGGCGCCCTGGTTCACCGAGCACGGGTTCGACCTGCGCCGGACCGGGTCCGACGGGGTCGGCCCGCACTTCGAGTCCGGTGACGCCTTCGTCTTCGGCGACAGCCTGGTCGTCGGGTACGGGCCGCGGACCGAGGCGGACGCGCTCAAGCACCTGGCCACCGAGTGGGGGATCCGGGTCCGCGGCCTGCGGATCGCGCACGAGGGCATGTACCACCTGGACCTGCCGTTCTGCCCGGTCGACAGCACCCACGCGCTGGTCTACCCGCCGGCCTTCGACGCCGCGAGCCAGGCCGAGCTGGCCGGGATCGTGCCCGAGCCGATCGTGCTCACCGACGACGAGGCGTTCGCGTTCAGCGGCAACTCGGTGGTGGTGGGCGAGACGATCATCATGCCGGCCTGCTCGGACCGGTTGCGGGCGATCCTGACCGGGCTGGGACTGCGGGTGGTGGTGCTCGACCTGACCGAGTTCCACAAGGGCGGTGGCTCGGCGCGGTGCCTGACCAACCCGCTCGACTTCGACCTCACCCCGGCGACGGTGGCCGGTGGCGAGGTCGTGCTGCCGGCCTGA
- a CDS encoding PEGA domain-containing protein yields MDENPRLWMLSGVVVVILVVLVGGYLVFRGGGEHTVRVRSIPNDLTLTVDGVKVDPNGDLKLKSGEHTLVGERDGFETHTQTVNVRGDVAVKMFLFSNGPAGREWEKNHPDQVLETEAEGGRKFDEQNKRIQRKYPILQELPYVGPGFTVNYGASRKSKDDPETLAFIIKLSDSEGRKKSQEWLVGHGYDPSKLEIVYQNAPGFTG; encoded by the coding sequence ATGGATGAGAATCCCCGGCTGTGGATGCTCAGTGGCGTGGTCGTGGTGATCCTGGTCGTCCTCGTCGGCGGCTACCTGGTCTTCCGCGGCGGTGGCGAGCACACCGTGCGGGTGCGCTCGATCCCGAACGACCTCACCCTCACCGTCGACGGCGTCAAGGTCGACCCGAACGGCGACCTCAAGCTCAAGTCCGGCGAGCACACCCTGGTCGGCGAGCGGGACGGGTTCGAGACCCATACCCAGACCGTGAACGTGCGAGGTGACGTCGCCGTGAAGATGTTCCTGTTCTCGAACGGACCAGCCGGCCGGGAGTGGGAGAAGAACCACCCGGACCAGGTGCTGGAGACCGAGGCCGAGGGCGGCCGCAAGTTCGACGAGCAGAACAAGCGGATCCAGCGGAAGTACCCGATCCTGCAGGAGTTGCCGTACGTCGGGCCTGGCTTCACGGTGAACTACGGCGCGTCACGCAAGTCCAAGGACGATCCCGAGACGCTCGCGTTCATCATCAAGCTCAGCGACTCCGAGGGCCGGAAGAAGTCCCAGGAGTGGCTGGTCGGTCACGGGTACGACCCGAGCAAGCTCGAGATCGTCTACCAGAACGCGCCCGGCTTCACCGGCTGA
- a CDS encoding phage tail tip lysozyme, with translation MQGKSVTLLGGLGLGFLLPFIVVVVMLFATMGSAGAEEACDTSETTGKAFGWPTDEHEPALGYLPLGTARHTGLDYRVSKGSTVRAAEEGEVVSTDGDWIKIRHGEGLETWYQFFESKSVRVGDKVGRGTEIGKSGSGTEDGPGLDGEHLHFEMRVRKDDDGDLEPEDPTDQIGEEASESASAGCSCEGALVGSNNQQKAFNYFASNGYSKEQAAGIVGNMIHESSVEPARLQNTAPGTVTKAKAAIDSPLGWGIVQWTPAGKMIRPSLAATNDDEKKVESLEWQLEFLKKQLAGEGPLPEADAGTKLRATKTVEDAAVAFGRWFERFAGSEDLSNPRYIQRKTAARALLEIFGGGEGGAGGGGCGAGNGDIVQTALGLAWDTPGHGKNRSDARPSYQEAMPKYNGATDIDPYSDCGVFVATVMVMSGVDKDYQRRSTGEQLKYVRASSKYETFDNITDVDQLRPGDILVKGSEGGEVGHTYLYTGNYKGGDGKTYNAASASLHGHVPEATNVYFDGFTVARIKQSGGGEQDG, from the coding sequence GTGCAAGGCAAGTCAGTGACGCTCCTCGGTGGACTCGGTCTGGGGTTCCTGTTGCCGTTCATCGTCGTCGTCGTGATGCTGTTCGCCACGATGGGGTCAGCTGGTGCCGAGGAGGCGTGTGACACCTCGGAAACGACCGGCAAGGCGTTCGGCTGGCCGACCGACGAGCATGAACCGGCCTTGGGCTACCTCCCGCTGGGAACGGCCAGGCACACCGGCCTCGACTACCGGGTGAGCAAGGGCAGCACCGTCCGCGCCGCCGAGGAGGGCGAGGTCGTCTCCACCGACGGCGACTGGATCAAGATCCGGCACGGCGAGGGCCTGGAGACCTGGTACCAGTTCTTCGAGTCCAAGTCGGTCCGCGTCGGCGACAAGGTCGGGCGCGGCACCGAGATCGGCAAGTCCGGATCGGGGACCGAGGACGGCCCCGGCCTGGACGGCGAGCACCTGCACTTCGAGATGCGGGTGCGCAAGGACGACGACGGCGACCTCGAGCCGGAGGACCCGACCGACCAGATCGGCGAGGAAGCGAGCGAGAGCGCGAGTGCCGGCTGCAGCTGCGAGGGCGCGCTGGTCGGTTCCAACAACCAGCAGAAGGCGTTCAACTACTTCGCCTCGAACGGCTACAGCAAGGAGCAGGCGGCCGGCATCGTCGGCAACATGATCCACGAGTCGAGCGTCGAGCCGGCCCGGCTGCAGAACACCGCGCCCGGGACGGTCACGAAGGCGAAGGCCGCGATCGACTCCCCGCTCGGCTGGGGCATCGTCCAGTGGACCCCGGCCGGCAAGATGATCCGGCCGTCGCTGGCCGCGACCAACGACGACGAGAAGAAGGTCGAGTCGCTGGAGTGGCAGCTCGAGTTCCTCAAGAAGCAGCTCGCCGGTGAGGGCCCCCTCCCGGAGGCCGACGCGGGGACCAAGCTCAGAGCGACCAAAACGGTTGAGGACGCGGCGGTCGCCTTCGGCCGGTGGTTCGAGCGGTTCGCCGGGTCGGAGGACCTGAGCAACCCGCGGTACATCCAGCGCAAAACCGCCGCCCGTGCGCTGCTGGAGATCTTCGGCGGTGGCGAGGGCGGTGCCGGTGGTGGCGGCTGCGGCGCGGGCAACGGCGACATCGTGCAGACCGCGCTCGGGCTGGCCTGGGACACCCCGGGCCACGGCAAGAACCGGTCCGACGCCAGACCGTCGTACCAGGAAGCAATGCCGAAGTACAACGGCGCCACCGACATCGATCCGTACAGCGACTGCGGGGTCTTCGTCGCAACGGTGATGGTGATGAGCGGGGTGGACAAGGACTACCAGAGGCGCAGCACCGGCGAGCAGCTCAAGTACGTCCGGGCCTCGTCGAAGTACGAGACCTTCGACAACATCACCGACGTCGACCAGCTCAGACCGGGAGACATCCTGGTGAAGGGCAGTGAAGGGGGTGAGGTCGGCCACACCTACCTCTACACCGGCAACTACAAGGGCGGTGACGGCAAGACGTACAACGCGGCCTCGGCGTCGCTGCACGGACACGTGCCGGAGGCAACGAACGTCTACTTCGACGGCTTCACGGTCGCTCGGATCAAGCAGTCAGGAGGCGGCGAGCAGGATGGATGA
- a CDS encoding GntR family transcriptional regulator, with protein sequence MYERLRVDRSTTVDRVVDALRDALFAGDLEPGTPLREQPLAEALGVARSTVREAMTMLVTEGLAIREPNKGVSVAILHPSAVADICRARFVLESAGIRAWYDADEVARERVRQAMREFAATAKEGADPEAMTETHLAIHRSLVALTGSARLIATQDSITAEARLALARVDQLRQDAKLQVASHRKLIRLLEKGDLDEAVAELDRHLAGAQESLLEAITTPPA encoded by the coding sequence ATGTACGAACGGCTGCGGGTGGACCGCTCGACCACGGTGGACCGGGTGGTCGACGCCCTCCGCGACGCCCTCTTCGCCGGGGACCTGGAGCCCGGGACGCCGTTGCGTGAGCAGCCGCTGGCCGAGGCGCTCGGGGTGGCCCGGAGCACCGTGCGCGAGGCGATGACGATGCTGGTCACCGAGGGGCTCGCGATCCGGGAGCCGAACAAGGGGGTCAGCGTCGCGATCCTGCACCCGTCCGCGGTCGCCGACATCTGCCGGGCCCGGTTCGTGCTGGAGTCGGCCGGGATCCGGGCCTGGTACGACGCCGACGAGGTGGCCCGGGAGCGGGTCCGGCAGGCGATGCGGGAGTTCGCCGCGACCGCCAAGGAGGGCGCCGACCCGGAGGCGATGACCGAGACGCACCTGGCGATCCACCGCAGCCTGGTCGCGCTGACCGGCAGCGCCCGGCTGATCGCGACCCAGGACTCGATCACCGCCGAGGCCCGGCTGGCGCTGGCCCGGGTCGACCAGCTCCGCCAGGACGCCAAGCTCCAGGTCGCGTCGCACCGCAAGCTGATCCGGCTGCTCGAGAAGGGCGACCTGGACGAGGCCGTGGCCGAGCTGGACCGGCACCTGGCCGGCGCCCAGGAGTCCTTGCTCGAAGCCATCACGACGCCGCCGGCCTGA
- a CDS encoding enolase C-terminal domain-like protein has translation MKIVDVRATTVTMPLEAPLRHSNGAHWGRFVRTVVEVEADNGLIGLGEMGGGGQSAEDAVAGLKQYLVGHDPARTEALRWMLANPTASLYNNRTQLLAAIEFACLDLQGRALGIPVHELLGGKVRERVPFASYLFFRHPADDGTGEIRTPEQLVEHARALVDEHGFGVHKLKGGVFPPDYERECFRALAEAFPGHRVRFDPNGAFSVEEAIRFARGIEDLDNDYLEDPAWGLNGMRRVREKTSIPLATNTVVVNFEQLAANVRDPAVDVILLDTTFWGGIRPCIKAAGVCETFQLGVAVHSSGELGIQLATMLHLGAVVPNLSFAADAHYHHLRDDIVAGGKLRYEDGAIAVPDGPGLGVELDRDKLAEYAELFRELGPYPYDRDPARPGWYPLLPNTDWADPSAEGIR, from the coding sequence ATGAAGATCGTCGACGTCCGGGCGACCACCGTGACGATGCCGCTCGAAGCACCGCTGCGGCACAGCAACGGCGCGCACTGGGGCCGGTTCGTCCGTACCGTCGTCGAGGTCGAGGCCGACAACGGCCTGATCGGACTGGGCGAGATGGGCGGGGGCGGGCAGAGCGCCGAGGACGCCGTCGCCGGGCTCAAGCAGTACCTGGTCGGGCACGACCCGGCCCGGACCGAGGCGCTGCGGTGGATGCTGGCGAACCCGACCGCGAGTCTCTACAACAACCGCACCCAACTGCTCGCCGCGATCGAGTTCGCCTGCCTGGACCTGCAGGGCCGCGCCCTCGGGATCCCCGTGCACGAGTTGCTCGGTGGCAAGGTGCGGGAGCGGGTACCGTTCGCGAGCTACCTGTTCTTCCGGCACCCGGCCGACGACGGAACCGGCGAGATCCGGACGCCGGAACAGCTGGTCGAGCACGCTCGCGCCTTGGTCGACGAGCACGGGTTCGGCGTGCACAAGCTCAAGGGCGGCGTCTTCCCGCCCGACTACGAGCGGGAGTGTTTCCGCGCGCTGGCCGAGGCGTTCCCCGGGCATCGCGTCCGGTTCGACCCGAACGGCGCCTTCTCGGTCGAGGAGGCGATCCGGTTCGCCCGCGGGATCGAGGACCTCGACAACGACTACCTGGAGGACCCGGCCTGGGGTCTGAACGGGATGCGCCGGGTCCGCGAGAAGACCTCGATCCCGCTGGCCACCAACACCGTGGTGGTGAACTTCGAACAGCTGGCCGCGAACGTCCGCGATCCCGCGGTCGACGTGATCCTGCTCGACACCACCTTCTGGGGCGGGATCCGGCCGTGTATCAAGGCCGCCGGGGTGTGCGAGACGTTCCAGCTCGGCGTGGCCGTGCACTCGTCCGGTGAGCTCGGTATCCAGCTCGCCACCATGCTGCACCTCGGCGCCGTGGTGCCGAACCTGTCCTTCGCGGCCGACGCGCACTACCACCATCTCCGCGACGACATCGTTGCCGGGGGCAAGCTCCGGTACGAGGACGGCGCGATCGCGGTCCCGGACGGGCCCGGCCTCGGGGTCGAGCTGGACCGGGACAAGCTGGCCGAGTACGCCGAGCTGTTCCGCGAGCTCGGTCCCTACCCGTACGACCGCGACCCGGCCCGGCCCGGGTGGTACCCGCTGCTCCCGAACACCGACTGGGCCGATCCCTCCGCCGAAGGAATCCGATGA
- a CDS encoding SDR family oxidoreductase has translation MKNTSSGPIRTAVLVVLGLIWLAPVYLLIVNAAKPVDGYDAGTVWKPEGFALLANFADAWDKAALGGTLLATTLYSVVAPVLAVLIGAAAGYAIVVLRLRRGFLWFVFIFGGTIFPMQMVLMPLFSGYASSGLYDTKLGMVIVYTAISVPFSAFVMRNFFTGIARSVFEAAIVDGGGLFRIFRSIYLPMAGSALAAIFILQATFVWNDLLLGLTLSQSDSVRPIMPALTGLQSTYGGAALPTVLAGGLLVSLPTVVLFLAAQRFFSRGLALGQFWSRRISMAQQPHATPGGGVVEDGPGAVVVTGGAAGIGRGAVERFVRAGARVFVLDRDADALAALTAELGDQVTGLRVDVGDREALAVVAGQVSEALAGGGLSALVCAAGVQRYGTVVDTRYSVYDEVMAVNVGGVFFACQAFVPLLPRGGSVVVVSSVQAYAAQHGVAAYSMGKGALLSLVRAMAVDHAADGIRVNAVCPGSVDTPMLRTSAAEFAGDRSTDEVVAEWGRSHPLGRVATPAEVADVIHFLTSPAAAFVTGADLKVDGGLTAGLAVLLPEDER, from the coding sequence ATGAAGAACACCTCCTCCGGACCGATCCGGACGGCTGTCCTCGTCGTCCTCGGACTGATCTGGCTCGCCCCGGTCTACCTGCTGATCGTGAACGCGGCCAAGCCTGTCGACGGGTACGACGCGGGCACCGTCTGGAAGCCGGAAGGGTTCGCGCTGCTGGCGAACTTCGCCGACGCCTGGGACAAGGCCGCGCTCGGTGGGACCCTGCTGGCCACCACCCTGTACTCCGTGGTCGCGCCGGTGCTCGCCGTCCTGATCGGGGCGGCGGCCGGGTACGCGATCGTGGTGCTGCGGTTGCGCCGTGGGTTCCTGTGGTTCGTGTTCATCTTCGGCGGCACGATCTTTCCCATGCAGATGGTGCTGATGCCGCTGTTCTCCGGCTACGCCAGCTCCGGCCTGTACGACACCAAGCTCGGCATGGTGATCGTGTACACGGCGATCAGCGTGCCCTTCTCGGCGTTCGTGATGCGGAACTTCTTCACCGGCATCGCCCGCAGTGTGTTCGAGGCGGCGATCGTCGACGGCGGCGGGTTGTTCCGGATCTTCCGCAGCATCTACCTGCCGATGGCCGGCAGCGCGCTGGCCGCGATCTTCATCCTGCAGGCGACGTTCGTATGGAACGACCTGCTGCTCGGCCTGACGCTGAGCCAGTCCGACTCGGTCCGGCCGATCATGCCGGCACTGACCGGACTGCAGAGCACGTACGGCGGCGCCGCGCTGCCGACCGTCCTGGCGGGCGGCCTACTGGTGTCGCTGCCGACCGTCGTGCTCTTCCTCGCCGCCCAACGCTTCTTCTCCCGGGGCCTCGCCCTCGGGCAGTTCTGGTCTCGGAGGATCTCTATGGCACAGCAACCGCACGCCACCCCTGGTGGCGGCGTGGTGGAGGACGGACCCGGCGCAGTGGTGGTGACCGGCGGCGCCGCCGGGATCGGCCGGGGCGCGGTCGAGCGCTTCGTCCGGGCCGGCGCCCGGGTGTTCGTCCTGGACCGGGACGCCGACGCCCTGGCCGCCCTGACCGCCGAGCTCGGCGACCAGGTCACCGGCCTGCGCGTCGACGTCGGTGACCGGGAGGCTCTCGCGGTAGTGGCCGGCCAGGTCTCGGAGGCGCTCGCGGGTGGCGGTCTGTCCGCGCTGGTCTGCGCGGCCGGCGTCCAGCGGTACGGCACCGTCGTCGACACCCGGTACTCGGTCTACGACGAGGTGATGGCCGTCAACGTCGGTGGCGTGTTCTTCGCCTGCCAGGCGTTCGTACCGTTGCTCCCCCGCGGCGGCAGCGTCGTCGTGGTCTCGTCGGTCCAGGCGTACGCCGCGCAACACGGGGTCGCGGCGTACTCGATGGGCAAGGGCGCGTTGCTGTCGCTGGTCCGGGCGATGGCCGTGGATCACGCGGCGGACGGGATCCGGGTCAACGCGGTCTGCCCGGGGTCGGTGGACACGCCGATGCTGCGGACCTCGGCGGCCGAGTTCGCCGGCGACCGGTCGACCGACGAGGTGGTCGCCGAATGGGGCCGCTCGCATCCGCTCGGCCGGGTGGCGACTCCGGCGGAAGTTGCCGACGTCATCCATTTCCTCACTTCGCCCGCGGCCGCGTTCGTGACCGGGGCGGACCTCAAGGTCGACGGCGGACTGACCGCCGGCCTGGCCGTGCTGCTGCCGGAGGACGAGCGGTGA
- a CDS encoding carbohydrate ABC transporter permease — MTSTVQSPVRRTSKPQWPVRNAQGARTGSRVAPLFGLPATGIVALLLYLPFLWTTYISFTEYNGLGSPIWVGLTNYKAMFSDPDLVGALTNTLLWVVGMVTLPVVLGLLVAVLTYGHRWGTWLRLPFLLPYAISGVAVGVIWGFVLQPDGALGQALGFFGLPGASTGWLQAGPGNTLMMIVAVTWQAAGVNALLFVVGLQSIPAEPLEAARLDGAEGFRLFRYHLWPQLRPITTVVIGLSIVGSLKTFDVVWVMTQGGPGTSSETLALSMYKETFVLNDYGQGAAIALFLSLVTFAASVLYLRYQLADGDTR; from the coding sequence GTGACTTCTACCGTCCAGAGTCCGGTCCGACGGACCAGCAAGCCGCAGTGGCCGGTCCGGAACGCGCAGGGCGCGCGGACCGGATCCCGGGTCGCGCCGCTGTTCGGTCTGCCGGCCACCGGGATCGTCGCGCTGCTGCTGTACCTGCCGTTCCTGTGGACCACCTACATCAGCTTCACCGAGTACAACGGACTCGGTTCGCCGATCTGGGTGGGGCTGACCAACTACAAGGCGATGTTCAGTGACCCGGACCTGGTGGGGGCGCTGACCAACACGCTGCTGTGGGTCGTCGGCATGGTGACACTGCCGGTCGTGCTCGGCCTGCTGGTCGCGGTGCTCACGTACGGGCACCGCTGGGGTACGTGGCTGCGGCTGCCGTTCCTGCTGCCGTACGCGATTTCCGGGGTCGCGGTGGGCGTGATCTGGGGGTTCGTGCTGCAGCCGGACGGCGCGCTCGGGCAGGCGCTCGGGTTCTTCGGCCTGCCCGGCGCGAGTACCGGCTGGTTGCAGGCCGGGCCGGGTAACACGCTGATGATGATCGTCGCGGTGACCTGGCAGGCGGCCGGCGTGAACGCGCTGCTGTTCGTGGTCGGCCTGCAGTCCATCCCGGCCGAACCGCTGGAGGCGGCCCGGCTGGACGGTGCCGAGGGGTTCCGGTTGTTCCGGTACCACCTGTGGCCGCAGCTCCGGCCGATCACGACCGTGGTGATCGGGCTGTCGATCGTCGGCAGCCTGAAGACCTTCGACGTGGTCTGGGTGATGACCCAGGGCGGCCCCGGGACGTCGTCCGAGACGCTCGCACTGTCGATGTACAAGGAGACCTTCGTGCTGAACGACTACGGCCAGGGCGCGGCGATCGCGTTGTTCCTCAGCCTGGTCACGTTCGCCGCGTCGGTGCTCTACCTGCGCTACCAGCTCGCGGACGGGGACACCCGATGA
- a CDS encoding ABC transporter substrate-binding protein, with translation MARIANRTTALTALAVAGALALSACGGGGGSPAAKGEDKPVDSLKFYNDKGGWKEAFVQVGAASKKDIGVGMEPVGYSDSNAYTAFVRSSFRTKEKADLFSWHTGKELEDLVDQKLVAETTDQWTKAVADGNIPEQLKQYFTFDGKQYCVPLNAGYWVMYYNKAVFKKAGITATPKTWTELLAVADKVKAAGVKPFYQTNILFSFVWFETLLAGKDPDLYDALAAGKAKYTDPGVVEVMNDWKKMLDAGLFSDPGSKTEPQAQLKSGDVAMINFGTWFSGNLNTLKMKAGTDYDFFVIPNVNPALPKTSMIFETGPVCSAAQSDHASTVTKWTDWWVTPQAQTAWANSRGDLSFNPKAEVKDPGLATLNKDVGGDGYRLINRWFEATPVPVATKALEVFGAFVTKPGDPMPGLQKIQDEADKYWAKQK, from the coding sequence ATGGCACGCATCGCCAACCGAACGACCGCCCTCACCGCCCTCGCGGTGGCCGGGGCGCTCGCGCTGTCCGCCTGCGGCGGCGGCGGCGGATCCCCGGCGGCGAAGGGCGAGGACAAGCCCGTCGACTCGCTGAAGTTCTACAACGACAAGGGCGGCTGGAAGGAAGCCTTCGTCCAGGTGGGCGCGGCGAGCAAGAAGGACATCGGGGTCGGGATGGAGCCGGTCGGCTACTCCGACTCCAACGCCTACACCGCGTTCGTCCGGTCGTCGTTCCGGACCAAGGAGAAGGCGGACCTGTTCAGCTGGCACACCGGCAAGGAGCTGGAGGACCTGGTCGACCAGAAGCTGGTCGCCGAGACCACCGACCAGTGGACCAAGGCCGTTGCGGATGGCAACATCCCGGAGCAGCTCAAGCAGTACTTCACCTTCGACGGCAAGCAGTACTGCGTGCCGCTGAACGCCGGCTACTGGGTGATGTACTACAACAAGGCCGTCTTCAAGAAGGCCGGGATCACCGCCACGCCGAAGACCTGGACCGAGCTGCTCGCGGTCGCCGACAAGGTGAAGGCGGCCGGGGTGAAGCCGTTCTACCAGACCAACATTCTGTTCAGCTTCGTCTGGTTCGAGACGCTGCTGGCCGGCAAGGACCCGGACCTGTACGACGCGCTCGCGGCCGGCAAGGCGAAGTACACCGACCCGGGCGTGGTCGAGGTGATGAACGACTGGAAGAAGATGCTCGACGCCGGCCTGTTCAGCGACCCGGGCTCGAAGACCGAGCCGCAGGCCCAGCTGAAGAGCGGCGACGTGGCGATGATCAACTTCGGCACCTGGTTCAGCGGCAATCTGAACACGCTGAAGATGAAGGCCGGCACCGACTACGACTTCTTCGTGATCCCGAACGTGAACCCGGCGCTGCCGAAGACCTCGATGATCTTCGAGACCGGCCCGGTCTGCTCCGCCGCGCAGAGCGACCACGCCTCGACGGTGACGAAGTGGACGGACTGGTGGGTCACCCCGCAGGCGCAGACCGCGTGGGCGAACTCGCGCGGCGACCTGTCCTTCAACCCGAAGGCCGAGGTGAAGGACCCGGGCCTGGCCACGCTGAACAAGGACGTCGGCGGCGACGGGTACCGGCTGATCAACCGCTGGTTCGAGGCGACGCCGGTGCCGGTCGCGACCAAGGCGCTGGAGGTGTTCGGCGCGTTCGTCACCAAGCCGGGTGACCCGATGCCGGGCCTGCAGAAGATCCAGGACGAGGCGGACAAGTACTGGGCCAAGCAGAAGTGA
- a CDS encoding FadR/GntR family transcriptional regulator produces the protein MSTPGVARRSLLDDLATSMLSLIADRKLVSGDQFESVRSLADRFKVAVPTVREALRRLEATGAVELRHGSGVYVGPHIGRLVLANPLAPTPSADRLVELLQARALIEPPVAALAARVRDDAALTRMAGDLAAAEELIAGGDHARLAEVNMDFHRNLAQASGNATLAEVVESVTVVNVREQLEILHIHGEAQTDLDEHRAIHAAVAAGDAELAERLTREHLDGVLAVINDRVRHP, from the coding sequence GTGAGTACGCCCGGCGTCGCCCGGCGCAGTCTGCTCGACGATCTGGCCACGTCGATGCTGTCCCTGATCGCGGACCGGAAGCTGGTCTCCGGTGACCAGTTCGAGTCGGTCCGGTCGCTGGCCGATCGGTTCAAGGTGGCGGTGCCGACGGTCCGGGAGGCGTTGCGCCGGTTGGAGGCCACCGGTGCCGTGGAGCTGCGGCACGGGTCCGGGGTGTACGTGGGTCCGCACATCGGCCGGCTCGTGCTGGCCAATCCGCTGGCCCCGACCCCGTCGGCCGATCGGCTGGTCGAGCTGCTCCAGGCCCGCGCCCTGATCGAGCCGCCGGTGGCCGCGCTGGCCGCCCGGGTCCGTGACGACGCGGCGCTGACGCGGATGGCGGGCGACCTGGCCGCGGCCGAGGAGCTGATCGCCGGCGGCGACCACGCCCGGCTGGCCGAGGTGAACATGGACTTCCACCGCAACCTCGCGCAGGCGTCCGGCAACGCGACGCTGGCCGAGGTGGTCGAGTCGGTCACCGTCGTCAACGTGCGCGAACAGCTGGAGATCCTGCACATCCACGGTGAGGCGCAGACCGACCTGGACGAGCACCGGGCCATCCACGCGGCCGTCGCGGCCGGCGACGCGGAGCTGGCCGAACGGCTCACCCGAGAACATCTGGACGGCGTGCTCGCCGTCATCAACGACCGCGTACGGCACCCCTGA